The Candidatus Dadabacteria bacterium sequence CAGACTCATACTCGCTCTTGACTTCCCTTCAATACGCACCGCTTCGGTTTTTGCCCTTGGGTGTGCGGGCAGGGTGGGAGCCTACAAGGTGGGTCCCGTGATGTTTTTTGCCGAGGGTCCCAAGGTCATCGGCTGGCTTCAGGACAAGTGCGGCGGCGGGATTTTTCTTGATCTGAAATTTCATGACATTCCCAACACGGTGGCGGGCGCGGTCTCCAGAATATCGCGCTTTGGCGTTGACATGTTCACCGTCCATTCCCTCGGCGGTGAAAAGATGATTCGCGCCGCGGTTGAGACTGCAAAGGAGGGGGCGGAAAAACTGGAATTGCCGAGACCGAAGGTCATTGCCGTAACGGTTCTGACAAGCCATGACGGGGCGGAGGTGAAAAAACTTTTCGGCGGCGATTCAATTTCCGCCGCCCTGCGTCTTGCGGAAACGGCGGAGAGGGGCGGCGCGGACGGGCTTGTCTGTTCCGGCATGGAGATTGAGCCGTTAAGAAAAGAGTTCGGCGACAGGTTCAAACTTATAGTTCCCGGAGTGCGTCTTGAGAGTTCGGATTCAAACGACCAGAGCAGGACGGTTACGCCAAAAGAGGCGGTTGAAATGGGCGCGGATTATCTTGTTATCGGCAGAGCGGTTACGCAGGCGGATGACCCGGTGAGGGCGCTTGAAGAGATTGCAGGAGCGGTTGAGTAGGGGCGCGGTGTCCGTAAAAAAAATTGTGGCAATAGTGGGGGACGCCAATATAGATGATGACGCCTCCGGCAAGCGGGAATTCGCTTATGAAACCGGCAGGCTTCTGGTGGAGGCCGGATACTCAGTTGCCACCGGCGGCCTCGGCGGCGTTATGGAGTGCGCATCGGAAGGCGCAAGGGCCGCGCGAAACCACACCGAAGGCTCGGTCATCGGCGTCCTGCCCGGATACGACCCGCGCGTTGCCAATCCTCATCTGGATATTGCCATACCCACCGGTCAGGGCATTGGCAGAAACCTGACGCTCATCAGCATGTCCTCCGCCGTCATCGCCATAGGCGGCGGCTCCGGCACGCTCAGCGAAATCGCCTTTGCATGGCAGATGGGCAAACTGATTATCGCCGCCACGGTCGGCGGCAGCAGCGGCGATATGGCGGGGAAGTCGCTTGACCGCCGCCGTTCTGACAGCATATTGCCCGCCTCGTCCGCCGGGGATGCGGTGAAGATGGTAAGCCGCCACATAGACCGTTACGCCGGAA is a genomic window containing:
- the pyrF gene encoding orotidine-5'-phosphate decarboxylase, whose amino-acid sequence is MSVAAADRLILALDFPSIRTASVFALGCAGRVGAYKVGPVMFFAEGPKVIGWLQDKCGGGIFLDLKFHDIPNTVAGAVSRISRFGVDMFTVHSLGGEKMIRAAVETAKEGAEKLELPRPKVIAVTVLTSHDGAEVKKLFGGDSISAALRLAETAERGGADGLVCSGMEIEPLRKEFGDRFKLIVPGVRLESSDSNDQSRTVTPKEAVEMGADYLVIGRAVTQADDPVRALEEIAGAVE